A genome region from Chengkuizengella sp. SCS-71B includes the following:
- a CDS encoding DUF2627 domain-containing protein codes for MKLKVSRFIAILLLVIPGLLATYGFLEIKNSIYDYIVTVGNTEIENQIQWGRLIIGIVSFLIGVGFIGGWIFFRDQKRNYVAPRFKQKKD; via the coding sequence ATGAAATTAAAGGTATCTCGTTTTATAGCTATTTTATTATTAGTGATTCCAGGGCTTCTAGCCACATATGGTTTTTTAGAAATAAAAAATTCAATATATGATTACATCGTGACAGTCGGAAATACAGAAATTGAGAATCAAATCCAATGGGGAAGATTAATAATTGGAATTGTTAGTTTTTTAATTGGGGTTGGTTTTATAGGTGGATGGATTTTTTTCAGAGATCAAAAGCGAAACTATGTAGCACCTAGATTCAAACAAAAAAAAGACTAA